From a region of the Enterobacter cancerogenus genome:
- the glpX gene encoding class II fructose-bisphosphatase: MMSLAWPLSRVTAQAALAAWPQTGCGDKNRIDGLAVTAMREALNDIAICGRIVIGEGEIDHAPMLWIGEEVGRGIGPAVDIAVDPIEGTRMVAMGQSNALAVMAFAPQGSLFHAPDMYMKKLVVNAAAAGAINLALPLAENLRNVARALGKPLERLRMVTLDKPRLHAAIAEATQLGVKVFALPDGDVAASVLTCLQDNPYDLMYTVGGAPEGVISACAVKALGGDMQAALIDFCEAKGESPENRLVAEQEYRRCAEMGVEVNRVYTLNELVEGDDILFSATGVTGGDLVTGVQQVAKGVRTQTLLICGADRTCNIIDSLHSW; encoded by the coding sequence GCGATAAAAATCGGATTGACGGGCTGGCCGTCACCGCCATGCGCGAAGCGCTGAACGACATAGCGATTTGCGGGCGTATTGTTATCGGCGAAGGTGAGATCGATCATGCGCCAATGCTGTGGATTGGCGAGGAGGTTGGACGCGGCATCGGCCCGGCAGTGGATATTGCCGTCGATCCCATTGAGGGCACCCGAATGGTGGCGATGGGGCAAAGCAATGCGCTGGCAGTCATGGCATTCGCTCCGCAGGGCAGCCTGTTTCACGCGCCTGATATGTATATGAAGAAACTGGTGGTTAACGCGGCGGCGGCGGGGGCAATCAACCTTGCACTGCCGCTGGCGGAGAACCTCCGCAACGTTGCGCGGGCGCTGGGCAAGCCGCTTGAACGTTTACGGATGGTCACACTGGATAAACCACGCCTGCACGCTGCTATCGCCGAGGCGACACAGCTGGGCGTCAAAGTTTTTGCTCTGCCCGATGGTGATGTCGCGGCCAGCGTACTGACCTGCTTACAGGATAATCCCTACGATCTGATGTACACCGTCGGCGGCGCGCCAGAAGGGGTGATCTCCGCCTGCGCGGTAAAAGCGCTGGGCGGCGACATGCAGGCGGCGCTGATCGATTTTTGTGAAGCGAAGGGGGAAAGCCCCGAGAACCGTCTTGTGGCCGAGCAGGAGTACCGGCGCTGTGCGGAGATGGGCGTAGAGGTCAATCGGGTCTACACCCTTAACGAACTGGTGGAGGGAGATGACATTCTCTTCAGCGCGACAGGCGTGACGGGCGGCGATCTGGTGACGGGTGTTCAGCAGGTTGCGAAGGGGGTGCGCACGCAAACTTTGCTCATCTGCGGCGCCGACCGAACGTGTAATATAATAGACTCCCTGCATTCATGGTGA
- a CDS encoding MltR family transcriptional regulator, which produces MTTLTEDDVIERLDAQLDLLSFMTTANEILLLGIRRFLPSLFVNNDEEIVEYAVKPLLAQSGPLDDISVALRLIYALGKMDKWLYADITHFSQFSQYLSEQSDIPGFADDITWDFISNVNSITRNATLFNALKSMKFADFAAWSEVRFTGMVKTAMTLAVTTILKELEP; this is translated from the coding sequence ATGACGACGCTAACCGAAGACGACGTAATTGAGCGACTGGATGCTCAGCTGGATTTACTTTCGTTTATGACAACGGCAAATGAGATTTTGCTGCTGGGGATCAGACGTTTTCTGCCGTCGCTGTTCGTGAATAATGATGAAGAGATCGTGGAATATGCAGTGAAGCCGTTACTCGCGCAAAGCGGGCCGCTTGACGATATTAGCGTGGCGTTGCGTTTGATTTACGCGCTGGGAAAAATGGATAAATGGCTTTATGCCGATATCACCCATTTCTCCCAGTTCAGTCAGTATCTGAGCGAACAGAGTGATATTCCGGGGTTCGCGGATGACATCACCTGGGATTTTATCAGCAACGTAAATAGCATTACCCGTAATGCAACCTTATTTAATGCCCTTAAATCGATGAAATTTGCCGATTTTGCTGCATGGTCTGAGGTTCGCTTTACTGGCATGGTCAAGACGGCAATGACGCTGGCGGTAACGACGATACTCAAGGAATTAGAACCGTGA
- a CDS encoding nucleoside/nucleotide kinase family protein gives MKISLTVNGLPVEAQYGEDEIQNVHLPLLQDIAKLHRRGGKRRTVVFLSAPPGTGKSTLTTFWEYLSQREPGLPDIQTLPMDGFHHYNDWLVANQLRPYKGAPETFDVAKLANNLRQLGEETAVWPQYDRQKHDPVEAAIAVTASIVIVEGNWLLLDDDRWKALGAFCDFSIFITAPASALRERLVQRKVAGGLSQEEAQAFYLRTDGPNVERVLGHSRQADALLRMTEAGEYRFA, from the coding sequence GTGAAAATTAGCCTGACAGTGAATGGATTACCGGTTGAAGCGCAGTATGGCGAAGATGAGATACAAAACGTCCATCTCCCTCTGTTACAGGATATCGCGAAGCTGCACAGACGTGGCGGTAAAAGAAGGACCGTTGTTTTTCTCAGTGCTCCGCCGGGAACAGGCAAGTCCACATTAACGACGTTCTGGGAATATCTCTCGCAGCGGGAGCCCGGTCTGCCTGATATACAAACTCTCCCGATGGATGGATTCCATCATTACAATGACTGGCTGGTTGCAAACCAACTGCGTCCTTATAAAGGCGCACCGGAAACCTTCGATGTGGCGAAGCTGGCAAATAATCTGCGCCAACTGGGCGAGGAGACCGCAGTCTGGCCTCAATATGACCGACAAAAACACGACCCTGTTGAAGCGGCGATTGCGGTTACGGCCAGCATTGTTATCGTCGAAGGAAACTGGCTTTTGCTGGATGACGATAGGTGGAAGGCGTTGGGGGCGTTCTGTGATTTCTCCATTTTTATTACTGCACCTGCGTCAGCGCTGCGTGAGCGCCTTGTGCAGCGCAAGGTCGCAGGGGGGTTATCGCAGGAGGAGGCGCAGGCCTTTTATTTACGTACGGATGGGCCGAATGTTGAGCGCGTGCTGGGCCATAGTCGCCAGGCCGATGCGCTGTTGCGCATGACGGAAGCAGGTGAATACCGGTTTGCCTGA
- the epd gene encoding erythrose-4-phosphate dehydrogenase: MTVRVAINGFGRIGRNVVRALYESGRRAEITVVAINELADAAGMAHLLKYDTSHGRFAWDVRQEREQLFVGDDVIRVLHEPALESLPWRELGVDVVLDCTGVYGNREHGEAHLNAGAKKVLFSHPGSHDLDATVVFGVNQHELQAEHRIVSNASCTTNCIIPVIKLLDDAYGIESGTVTTIHSAMHDQQVIDAYHPDLRRTRAASQSIIPVDTKLAAGITRIFPQFNDRFEAIAVRVPTINVTAIDLSVTVKKPVKACEVNLLLQKAAQGSFHGIVDYTELPLVSVDFNHDPHSAIVDGTQTRVSGAHLIKTLVWCDNEWGFANRMLDTTLAMAAKGFR; encoded by the coding sequence ATGACCGTACGCGTAGCGATTAATGGCTTCGGTCGCATCGGACGTAACGTGGTTCGTGCTTTATATGAATCCGGGCGTCGTGCGGAAATCACCGTGGTGGCAATCAATGAACTGGCGGATGCTGCGGGCATGGCGCATTTATTGAAATACGACACCAGCCATGGGCGCTTTGCCTGGGACGTTCGCCAGGAGAGGGAGCAGCTGTTTGTCGGCGACGATGTCATTCGCGTGCTGCACGAGCCTGCTCTTGAGTCGCTACCCTGGCGCGAGTTGGGGGTGGACGTCGTGCTGGACTGTACCGGCGTGTACGGCAACCGTGAGCACGGTGAAGCACATCTGAACGCCGGTGCGAAAAAGGTGCTGTTTTCCCATCCCGGCAGTCACGACCTCGATGCCACTGTCGTTTTCGGCGTCAACCAGCACGAGCTGCAGGCCGAACACCGCATTGTCTCCAATGCCTCCTGTACCACCAACTGCATTATTCCGGTCATTAAACTGTTAGACGATGCGTATGGCATTGAGTCCGGTACCGTGACCACAATCCACTCCGCTATGCACGATCAGCAGGTTATCGACGCGTATCACCCGGATTTGCGGCGCACCCGTGCGGCGAGCCAGTCCATCATTCCGGTTGATACCAAGCTGGCGGCCGGGATCACCCGAATTTTCCCGCAGTTTAATGACCGTTTTGAAGCGATTGCCGTGCGCGTTCCCACCATTAACGTGACCGCAATCGACCTCAGCGTGACGGTGAAAAAACCGGTAAAAGCCTGTGAAGTCAACCTGTTGCTGCAAAAAGCGGCACAGGGTTCATTTCATGGTATAGTTGACTATACGGAATTACCGTTGGTCTCAGTAGATTTTAACCATGACCCGCACAGTGCCATTGTTGATGGCACACAAACGCGAGTCAGTGGCGCACACCTTATCAAGACGCTGGTCTGGTGTGACAACGAATGGGGCTTTGCTAACCGGATGCTCGACACCACGTTAGCAATGGCCGCGAAAGGTTTCAGGTAG
- the pgk gene encoding phosphoglycerate kinase — MSVIKMTDLDLAGKRVFIRADLNVPVKDGKVTSDARIRASLPTIELALKQGAKVMVTSHLGRPTEGEYNEEFSLLPVVNYLKDKLSSPVRLVKDYLDGVEVAAGELVVLENVRFNKGEKKDDETLSKKYAALCDVFVMDAFGTAHRAQASTHGIGKFADVACAGPLLADELEALGKALKEPARPMVAIVGGSKVSTKLTVLDSLSKIADQLIVGGGIANTFVAAQGHNVGKSLYEADLVDEAKRLLTTCDIPVPTDVRVATEFSETATATLKSVNDIKDDEQILDLGDVSAQKLAEILKNAKTILWNGPVGVFEFPNFRKGTEIVANAIADSEAFSIAGGGDTLAAIDLFGIADKISYISTGGGAFLEFVEGKVLPAVAMLEERAKQ; from the coding sequence ATGTCTGTAATTAAGATGACCGATCTGGATCTGGCAGGTAAACGCGTTTTCATCCGTGCCGATCTGAACGTACCGGTTAAAGATGGCAAAGTGACCAGCGATGCGCGTATCCGTGCTTCTCTGCCAACCATCGAACTGGCACTGAAACAAGGTGCAAAAGTGATGGTCACCTCCCACCTGGGTCGTCCAACTGAAGGCGAGTACAACGAAGAGTTCTCCCTGCTGCCAGTTGTTAATTACCTCAAAGACAAACTGTCCAGCCCGGTTCGCCTGGTAAAAGATTACCTGGACGGCGTAGAAGTTGCTGCCGGTGAACTGGTTGTTCTGGAAAACGTTCGCTTCAACAAAGGCGAGAAGAAAGACGACGAAACGCTGTCCAAAAAATACGCTGCGCTGTGTGACGTATTCGTGATGGATGCATTCGGTACGGCGCACCGCGCTCAGGCTTCTACCCACGGTATCGGTAAATTCGCAGACGTAGCTTGTGCAGGTCCACTGCTGGCTGACGAACTGGAAGCGCTGGGTAAAGCACTGAAAGAGCCAGCACGTCCAATGGTGGCTATCGTCGGCGGTTCTAAAGTCTCCACCAAACTGACCGTTCTGGATTCTCTGTCCAAAATCGCTGACCAGCTGATCGTCGGTGGCGGTATCGCCAATACCTTCGTGGCGGCTCAGGGCCACAACGTGGGTAAATCCCTGTACGAAGCAGACCTGGTTGACGAAGCGAAACGCCTGCTGACTACCTGTGATATCCCGGTTCCAACTGACGTTCGCGTGGCGACCGAGTTCTCCGAAACCGCAACCGCGACCCTGAAATCTGTCAACGACATCAAAGATGACGAGCAGATTCTGGACCTGGGCGACGTTTCTGCACAGAAACTGGCTGAAATCCTGAAAAACGCAAAAACCATCCTGTGGAACGGTCCAGTTGGCGTGTTCGAATTCCCGAACTTCCGTAAAGGGACTGAAATCGTTGCTAATGCTATCGCAGACAGCGAAGCGTTCTCTATCGCAGGCGGTGGTGACACCCTGGCAGCAATCGACCTGTTCGGTATCGCTGACAAAATTTCCTACATCTCCACTGGTGGCGGCGCATTCCTCGAATTCGTGGAAGGCAAAGTTCTGCCAGCAGTAGCAATGCTCGAAGAGCGCGCTAAGCAGTAA
- the fbaA gene encoding class II fructose-bisphosphate aldolase: MSKIFDFVKPGVITGDDVQKVFQVAKENNFALPAVNCVGTDSINAVLETAAKVKAPVIVQFSNGGAAFIAGKGVKTDIPQGAAILGAISGAHHVHQMAEHYGVPVILHTDHCAKKLLPWIDGLLDAGEKHFAATGKPLFSSHMIDLSEESLHENIEICSKYLARMAKMGMTLEIELGCTGGEEDGVDNSHMDASALYTQPEDVDYAYTELSKISPRFTIAASFGNVHGVYKPGNVVLTPTILRDSQEYVSKKHNLPHNSLNFVFHGGSGSSAQEIKDSVSYGVVKMNIDTDTQWATWDGILGYYKANEAYLQGQLGNPKGEDQPNKKYYDPRVWLRAAQTSMITRLEQAFKELNAVDVL; this comes from the coding sequence ATGTCTAAAATTTTTGATTTCGTAAAACCTGGCGTTATCACTGGTGATGACGTACAGAAAGTGTTCCAGGTAGCTAAAGAAAACAACTTTGCTCTGCCAGCAGTTAACTGCGTCGGTACCGACTCTATCAACGCCGTACTGGAAACCGCTGCTAAAGTAAAAGCACCGGTTATCGTTCAGTTCTCTAACGGTGGTGCTGCGTTCATCGCAGGCAAAGGCGTGAAAACTGACATTCCTCAGGGTGCTGCCATCCTGGGTGCTATCTCTGGCGCACATCACGTACACCAGATGGCTGAGCACTACGGTGTTCCAGTTATCCTGCACACTGACCACTGCGCGAAGAAACTGCTGCCGTGGATCGACGGTCTGCTGGACGCGGGTGAAAAACACTTCGCCGCGACCGGTAAGCCACTGTTCTCTTCTCACATGATCGACCTGTCTGAAGAGTCACTGCACGAAAACATCGAAATCTGCTCCAAATACCTGGCGCGCATGGCCAAAATGGGCATGACCCTGGAAATCGAACTGGGTTGCACCGGTGGTGAAGAAGACGGCGTGGACAACAGCCACATGGACGCTTCTGCCCTGTACACCCAGCCAGAAGACGTTGATTACGCGTACACCGAGCTGAGCAAAATCAGCCCACGCTTCACCATTGCAGCGTCCTTCGGTAACGTACACGGCGTTTACAAACCAGGTAACGTGGTTCTGACGCCAACTATCCTGCGTGATTCTCAGGAATATGTGTCCAAGAAACACAACCTGCCGCACAACAGCCTGAACTTCGTCTTCCACGGCGGTTCCGGTTCTTCTGCTCAGGAAATCAAAGACTCCGTCAGCTACGGCGTAGTGAAAATGAACATCGATACCGATACCCAGTGGGCAACATGGGACGGTATCCTGGGCTACTACAAAGCTAACGAAGCTTACCTGCAGGGCCAGCTGGGCAACCCGAAAGGCGAAGACCAGCCGAACAAGAAATACTACGATCCACGCGTATGGCTGCGTGCTGCACAGACTTCAATGATTACGCGTCTGGAGCAGGCATTCAAAGAACTGAACGCGGTTGACGTTCTGTAA